The genomic segment GAGAGTACTGGGTGGGCATGTAATACTACTGCTTGCAGGGATATATAATTACAGTGATGCTATGCCCTTTTATTTTAATggtgttttccctttttttatctCTTCATGTTAGCACTGGGTTGTTTACACCTTTGGAAGATAAATATATGTACTCACCATCAACAGACGAGGAGTTAAAAGCTCTGTATTCTGAATGCCCCAGGAATATTGTCTAGGAATATCCAACCTGTGTTGTTCAGCTGCAACCCACACTGATGTAATGATGTATATTGGGTTCCTACAAATTGTAGTAATATCTTTTATTGCTGGAATTGACTTGCACTCTTAAGGCATCGGTACACTGGTTAAATTGTCATGTTGTGCCTCCCTAGAGGAAAAGGTCACcgcaaaaaaaatgcccattgacttcaatgtgttttgcgatttttctCTGTTGCAAATTTTCCAGCGAGGCAAAACAGCCCAGGTCCATTGCTCTTCCAGTTATGCTTTTCCATTCTTTTTCTAGTTTTGTAATTCTGTTTGTTCTTTCTTGCAGATCAGTTGATCAATGGATAAAGTGGAAAAAATGTGGAACACTTTTAAGTACCGATGCCAGAATCTCTTTAGCCACGATGATGAGGCAAATCAAAATGACACCGTTGATGTTAATGCAAACAGATGTTTAGGAGGGATCgataaaaatgaaaatgcttcTGGCCAGTCTGCCATGCTCTCTATTGGACCATTGCAACAGAACATTACCTCCGAGCTAAGTCCCAGCAGCAGCTCAAGTAGGAGGAATCAGAACTGTGTTAGTGAAATGCCTCAGCTTGTCGAGATTAGTGTAGAGAGAGATAACGACTCGGGGCTGAGTGCCGGGACCCGTTTAGCTCGCAGGGACTCCTACACCCGCCATGCGCCATGGGGTGGAAAGAAAAAGCATTCTTGCTCCACTAAAACTCAGAATTCTTTCGATCCTGACAAAAAAATCTGTAGAACAAGGAGTGGCCTTCAAAGGAGAGAAAGAAGGCATGGAGCAAACTCTGTCCATGACATGGAGACTATCGGCAGCAGAGCTGTAGGAAGTCGCAGCTTAAGGCAGAGGCTTAATGAGACTGTTGGCCTGTGTTTCCCAATCAGAACCTATAACAGaccatccaagcccctctttacTAACAAGAGAAAAATTCATCTATCAGAGCTCATGCTTGAGAAATGTCCTTTCCCCCCTGGGTCAGACCTGGCACAAAAATGGCATCTGATAAAACAACATACAGCCCCTGTCAGcccacattcaagttttttggaaACGTTTGACCAGTCGGTGGTTTCTGCTGAGGACGAAGAAGATCGGTTACGTGAAAGGCGCAGGCTTAGCATTGAAGAGGGTGTAGATCCACCTCCGAACGCCCAAATCCACACATTTGAGGCTACAGCACAAGTGAATCCCGTTTATAAGCTTGGACCAAAATTAGCCCCTGGCATGGCTGACATATCTGGGGATGTTAATGCAGTTTGTCAAGGTGGTTGCGAGTCTGAAGAAGATACCACCACTCTCTGCCTGCAGTCGCGGAGACAGAAGCAACGGCAGTTTTCTGGAGACAGCCATACCCAAATTACCAAACAAGGGGCTTGGAAAGTTCATACGCAGATTGACTACATTCACTGCCTGGTGCCGGACTTGATCGAGATTATAAGCAACCCATGTTATTGGGGAGTCATGGATCGCTACGAGGCCGAGGCGCTCCTGGAAGGCAGGCCGGAAGGCACATTTCTGCTCAGGGACTCTGCACAAGAGGATTATCTGTTCTCTGTGAGCTTCCGACGCTACAACCGATCCTTGCACGCTCGCATTGAGCAGTGGAACCATAACTTTAGTTTCGACGCTCACGACCCGTGTGTATTTCACTCCTCTACCGTGACGGGGCTTTTAGAACATTACAAAGATCCTAGTTCTTGCATGTTTTTTGAACCTTTGCTCACCGTCCCCTTGAACAGAACTTTCCCTTTTAGTCTGCAGTATATCTGCCGGGCGGTTATCTGCAGGTCCACCACCTATGACGGAATCGATTTACTTCCCCTGCCGTCGATGCTACAAGACTTCCTCAAGGAGTATCATTATAAACAGAAAGTCCGAGTGCGGTGGCTAGAAAGGGAACCCATTAAGTCTAAATAATAAAGTGGCGCAGCATTTGTGTTCTCCGGTCCCCTTACCTTCTGAAATAGCACCTCATAGACTTAGGATATGCTTAACGTGTATCAGTTTATAAAGCACATTTACTTGTATTTAGTTATTATGACAGTATCTCACTTCAAGCTTTAAATGTTTCAGTCAATGGTATTCTGCCTGTAAGGAGACAGAAGTGCATTCTTTGGAACTATGAAGCAGAACACAGTACTGCATGTTCTATTGAATGCCGACACTAATATATTATTGTACTAATGCTTGCTTCTCCTTCCAGGCTGTAGCTTGGAGCGAGCTATTTAGAAGGCTTTCTAATAGATATCTATACGCAAATGTgcagtaactttaaaaaaaaacacaaatacacgTAATTAGGACCCCCATcctcattaaagaaaaaaaaaataaccttgaCTCCCCAGATTTCCTGCAGGCAGCGCTAGACCAGTTGCTTAGCTCCCAAACCCACGTGCCGGGTaacatttattgtgttttattcagCTTCATTTGAAATGTATGACAGAATAATCAGCAATATTGTGTTAAATACCAAGAAAAAGAAGCTATTAAACTACTGGTGCTTAAACTCAATTAAGTAAAAAGAAAACAACACAAATAAGACTGAGTTAGGTGAATATTTCTTTTTTGGATCATTTTACTAGCAGATTTACACGACAACGTCTATCCACATTGGCTGGCTGTAAAATGTAGGGTTGGTGCTAATAAGATAGCGAGGGTTTTCATTTTGATTTGAGTTCTTGATTGGCAACATAGAATTTCTTCATTTATCCTCTTTTTAACCCATTTTATGTCAAGATGTTACAGAACTACAATCCCCAGAATCCTTGTGTCCGCTGGGGGTACTGTATTTTGCCTATAGCCTATTGGGGTGCTTTTTAACAAATGATTCACTAGTAAAATTGTATAGAAaatttaattttgcatttttttttatgccattACAAATTTGCACTTAGTGGTTGAGCCAccttaaaaaaatacaacaacaaaaaaacactaaGGTGCTAATATCATGAATTCATTGTATGCTGCATCAGTCTGGGGCCTGTATTATTTGAAGCACAGCTGTTTTAAGGTTGCTTTCAGTttagaaatgggaaaaaattgcacAGGGGTACAAAAGAATAACAACAGAAAGGGTATGACCAAGTTTTTGCCCAATTAGTCTTTGAGAAataagattttctaacctgcttgATAAATATCTGTCCAATTGTcacccagatattggtcaggtggTCGGGAGGGCCCAAACATCAGtttgtgtttggccacctttagtttagcGAAGCCTGGGGAAACAGGAATCTTGTGGAGACCCATAATAAACTAAAATAGATGTTTGGTCCTCCTTGGCCACCTCTCAGCTCCCCCTAAAAGCCTTTGGCTGTATGAGTTCTGTGATGTAgcagcaacatatatatatatcacacacacacaagagccatgaatattctgtaagtTATTTCCCAATAAAcggtacttagtgatgtaatttcacaTGAAACATGTGTATCATAATACAGTAAGTACCCCCTgttggagtttcatgacctgtaaaaaaacactgcattcagccttgtgcttttatatgctcatggaactcctcggtgtctttataatatccttatattttacaatagggggtacattattcactaatatatataatgtgtgtgctGCTGGCCGTGTCAAGGTGCATTTCTGACATTTCCTATGGGGAATTTCACTACCATTTGTCACCCCCGCATGTTTTATAGCTCTGCGGACGGGCAGCAAAACACTTGCAATTGCCTCCCATTCATTCCTTTACTAATTTTGTGTACTTGTGGGTGCATGAGAATTAATGAGGGGTTATTCTTTTGGGCAGTTGCTGGATCCCCACttttataaatttatttaaaGGCAGAATAGTCATGGTATGCTCATTTGCCACAAAAACTGCATATTTTTCCTACTGCAATAAATGAATCATGAactcttggggggggggaagaaattAATACTAAAACTAAGCTCATTTTTACTTTAGGGAACCAAggccaaaatgtttttaaaggagaagtaaaggtacaatgactggggtacctgtgagcgaGCAGTCTTCTTCCTACTTTGTGCCGCTTGTGCATGCAGAGTAGAGGGAGAAGCCAAACCTTaacaaaaagccagctttttactctactgcgtaTGTGACGGCCCCAGGATCACTCAGACAGGATCACTGGTACCAGTttagtgattacaatcacagtgattctacctttccttctcctttaataaaataaacgCCACCCAATCCCTAAATCGTTCCTCTTCCCAGTCCAACCTTATACGAGTATTTGAAAATGTAGTTGTGGTGTTACCATGAAAACCAAACCGGCATGTTTCCCTCAATGGTACATTTTATAAAGGTGCTCTGACGATATTCTAACTATATTATAAAGCACAATAAGGTGCAAATACATTGTTGCTTTAGTCCACGTTTGTGCCGTTCTGATTCCGTTCAGTGACCCCATGGCAGATGAGAACCACCATTTCATTAGTATTTAAGGTACTGTACATTCATTGCAATTGTAAATACTTTTTAAGACTGCATTGGCACTTTAACATTGAACTCCGGAGCCTCTAGACGGGGTTCATAGTGTACTCTGCTACTTtcttcaggggggggggggtgaaactgTAACAGTAAAGGGGAAGTAGCACTTAACAGTATTGAATATGTTCTCTAGTGGGACATTCGGAAACGTTAGTGTTTTTATTCGTGTGTGTACGTCGGAGCATGGGCGCTCTCTTGTTGCTTAACTGCTGCAAAAAACCTTGTATGTATCATTTATGTGGATTTTAGTGAGCCGTTTACCTGCAGCTCTGAGATGGGACATTATATGCAAGCCTAATCCCTTTCTAAGTGTATCTGTGCCTTGTATAGTTTTATGTTGAATTCAATTCAGTGCTAGAACCATTTGCCATATGCATGCTTTTACTTAATGGGGAAAGATGAACCTATTTTATAAGGAGAGGCTGGAttccattttttccttttttaaagtaTGAGGGCAGAGCTTGTTCAGAGACTGGTTGCACGTTTTCATCTCTAAATATATGGGTGGACATTGATGCAcagatttggtcaggcagtttgACTGTCTACCTGGCCATGGCCTAGACTTGAAAAGTTTTCCGTTGAACTGGTGCTGATGTCTCTGGAATGCTTAAGCAGCAGCCTAACTGTGTGTAAATACAAAAGCCAGTTGCCATAAGTTTCTTAAGGTCTCACTCTACCCTAAGAAGCTGGTGCTGTTACTCTTTTTCAAGGTATTGTAGTTTATTTAGAGCAAGGCTttcaactggaggcccatgggcaaGATGTTGCCAACTAAAGCATTTTATGGTCCCTAAACTGCTTAAGGCACTGGTTCCCAAACTCTAGAGCAGTGGCAGCAGGGCTTAGCCTAAAGCACAGTTACAATGAGATTTGGGGGAGATGtccctttgctttttttaaatattcctaAAAGCCCAGTGTGAAGGTAAATTTAGGGTAATATTTGCATTTGGCTATGACTGATTTCATTTCTGTAGCCTTATTATAAGTTAAGGGTGCTTTGAACAAAGATTGGTCATCCAAGGGGACCAAAATAGTCCAGCAACCACTGGCTTAAGGGCTCCATAGAATAGATATCAATTTGATATTTACTTTAAACTACAGTACAGTAGTATACATACATAATCTAGCCCTTAATGTGCAGAATGACAAATAATTGTCCCACTACATGTAAAATGTAAACTTGTACTGATCAAACAGGGAATGAGAAGAATGCATAGAGGgctttttttattgatgtattatGCCTTGTTATAAGGATTTTGGCAGAATAGTTGAACTATGGGATGAAGTCAAATATATGAAATTTAAAACTGCAACTATGCCCATAAGGAACATCCTTTGCACACAGCTGTGCCCTCATATTTACTGTAATGGAAGCAATTATAAAGGTTAATGTAAACCTCACTTTATAAAGTGTTTTTCCTAtcaaaggggcggttcacctttacaaAACCTATCATTTATAAatggtatgttataaaatgtaattaattcacCCCTTCACGTTTCCCCACAGTAGTTTGTTAAGCCAGATTGTTGACTTTCTCAAATTTAATAGAGGCAGAATCTTCAAGGGGAAGAACCCTGACAACCAGAAACCATGTAGTTGCAGTATGGAAATAGCTGGAGTAGggactttaattaaaaaattaaaatctacATTTTAAAAGACAGTTAAAAATAGAAATTATTTTGAGTTtctaaaggtgaactgcccctttatgtCTGCACAGTTACTATAAGTGACCTCCCTATTGGCTCATGAATTATTCAGATAAACTATGTG from the Xenopus tropicalis strain Nigerian chromosome 5, UCB_Xtro_10.0, whole genome shotgun sequence genome contains:
- the socs5 gene encoding suppressor of cytokine signaling 5, coding for MDKVEKMWNTFKYRCQNLFSHDDEANQNDTVDVNANRCLGGIDKNENASGQSAMLSIGPLQQNITSELSPSSSSSRRNQNCVSEMPQLVEISVERDNDSGLSAGTRLARRDSYTRHAPWGGKKKHSCSTKTQNSFDPDKKICRTRSGLQRRERRHGANSVHDMETIGSRAVGSRSLRQRLNETVGLCFPIRTYNRPSKPLFTNKRKIHLSELMLEKCPFPPGSDLAQKWHLIKQHTAPVSPHSSFLETFDQSVVSAEDEEDRLRERRRLSIEEGVDPPPNAQIHTFEATAQVNPVYKLGPKLAPGMADISGDVNAVCQGGCESEEDTTTLCLQSRRQKQRQFSGDSHTQITKQGAWKVHTQIDYIHCLVPDLIEIISNPCYWGVMDRYEAEALLEGRPEGTFLLRDSAQEDYLFSVSFRRYNRSLHARIEQWNHNFSFDAHDPCVFHSSTVTGLLEHYKDPSSCMFFEPLLTVPLNRTFPFSLQYICRAVICRSTTYDGIDLLPLPSMLQDFLKEYHYKQKVRVRWLEREPIKSK